The Desulfosporosinus acidiphilus SJ4 genome has a window encoding:
- a CDS encoding helicase-related protein, with the protein MEELISEINTSENISSNRSFYLAEKCSNLLSSGSTLDEQEARRIVIHILNNWEKVCHETYNFWTDIIEALGFYPYLAKNKDNLILESSADIIRQQYFLSDYLENTYFHKEQKKLSTNVFSDNNVVASAPTSFGKSLLIEEIVASHKFQNIVIIQPTLALLDETRLKMRKYSDFYKIIVRTSQPASEEKGNLFLLTAERVMEYEPLPKIDFLIVDEFYKLSLRRIDDRADTLNNAFLKITNHNNCKFYLLGPNIDDITPGFAEKYNAVFFKSNFSLVDCNVVNLYEQITPTTSDRENDKNKLALLYPLLDSLGNEQTLIYCSSPNRARRYARGYLDYLISKGTAPQNDLSLIEWIHKNIADDWSLAKELEYKVAVHDGSLQKHIGASIIRYFNKGLLNCIFCTSTIIEGVNTSAKNVILFDDRKGGRQIDFFDYSNIKGRSGRLMEHYVGTIYNFVQPPKQRQIIIDIPFYEQNPQIISDEILINILPEDIEDRTRARYEELYQIKHELLDIIKKNGVSVNGQMNIYYALERDIDVQYNNIAWAQLPNWEKMFYILSLAENNLFDFSDKHGVFSVKQLVRYLDMYRKKKNLMVIVDDIYQGKVKNVKYMTPERKLKYYDDSIEQAFHLYRHWFQFTVPKAFRVVDSLQRFVCTKHSRRPGSYSYFVQQLENDFIRDNLSILTEYGIPASAVRQLEKNVPPDIDEDDVFEFIRRNKKTLARNLLRYELEKIDECL; encoded by the coding sequence TTGGAAGAACTCATTTCAGAAATCAACACTTCTGAAAATATATCTTCTAATAGAAGCTTTTATTTAGCTGAAAAATGTTCAAACTTATTATCCAGTGGCTCTACATTAGACGAACAAGAGGCGCGCAGAATTGTTATCCATATTTTAAACAATTGGGAAAAAGTGTGCCATGAGACGTATAATTTTTGGACGGACATTATTGAGGCTTTGGGTTTTTATCCGTATTTAGCTAAAAATAAGGATAACCTAATATTAGAATCCTCTGCCGATATAATTCGACAGCAATATTTTTTGTCGGATTATTTAGAGAATACATATTTTCATAAAGAGCAAAAGAAGTTATCTACTAATGTTTTTTCAGATAATAATGTTGTCGCAAGTGCACCAACTAGCTTTGGGAAAAGTTTACTTATTGAAGAAATTGTTGCTTCCCATAAATTCCAAAACATTGTAATTATACAGCCTACCCTTGCTTTATTAGATGAAACAAGGCTGAAAATGCGTAAATATAGTGATTTTTACAAGATAATTGTAAGAACTTCTCAACCAGCTTCAGAAGAAAAGGGGAATTTATTTCTTTTAACTGCAGAAAGAGTTATGGAATATGAGCCGTTGCCTAAAATAGATTTTCTTATTGTTGATGAGTTTTATAAACTTAGCCTACGACGTATTGATGATCGAGCAGACACCCTTAATAATGCTTTTTTGAAAATCACTAATCATAATAATTGTAAGTTCTATTTATTGGGACCAAATATCGATGACATTACGCCAGGTTTTGCAGAAAAATATAACGCCGTATTCTTTAAATCAAATTTTTCATTAGTTGATTGCAATGTCGTTAATTTATATGAGCAAATTACTCCAACTACATCAGATAGAGAGAACGACAAAAATAAGCTTGCTTTGTTATATCCCTTATTAGATTCTCTTGGAAATGAACAGACTCTTATATATTGTTCATCCCCTAACAGAGCACGTAGGTATGCAAGAGGTTATTTAGATTATTTGATTTCTAAAGGGACAGCACCACAAAATGATTTATCACTTATTGAATGGATTCATAAGAATATTGCTGATGATTGGAGTCTTGCAAAAGAATTAGAGTATAAAGTAGCCGTCCACGATGGTTCGTTACAGAAACATATCGGGGCCTCAATTATTAGATATTTTAATAAGGGATTATTAAATTGCATATTCTGTACTTCAACTATTATTGAAGGAGTTAATACAAGTGCAAAAAATGTTATTCTTTTTGATGATCGAAAAGGAGGACGTCAAATAGACTTTTTTGATTATAGCAATATTAAAGGGCGTTCTGGCAGACTAATGGAGCATTATGTAGGAACAATATATAATTTTGTACAGCCGCCTAAACAACGCCAGATTATAATTGACATACCATTTTATGAACAAAATCCACAAATTATTTCTGATGAGATACTCATCAATATTTTACCGGAAGATATTGAAGATAGAACCCGAGCACGTTATGAAGAATTATATCAGATCAAACACGAATTATTGGATATTATTAAGAAAAATGGTGTTTCTGTTAATGGTCAAATGAATATATACTATGCTTTAGAGCGTGATATTGATGTTCAATATAATAACATCGCATGGGCACAACTGCCTAATTGGGAAAAGATGTTTTATATACTTAGTTTAGCGGAAAATAATCTTTTTGATTTTAGTGATAAGCATGGTGTTTTTTCTGTCAAACAATTAGTTCGATACCTAGATATGTATAGAAAAAAGAAAAATTTAATGGTTATTGTGGATGATATATATCAAGGGAAAGTTAAAAACGTTAAATATATGACACCTGAGCGTAAACTAAAGTATTATGACGACTCAATAGAACAAGCATTTCATCTTTATCGACATTGGTTTCAGTTTACTGTTCCGAAGGCGTTTCGAGTTGTTGATAGTTTACAGCGTTTTGTTTGTACAAAACATAGTAGAAGACCTGGTTCTTATAGCTATTTTGTTCAACAACTCGAAAATGATTTTATTAGAGATAATTTATCTATTCTAACAGAGTATGGTATTCCTGCGAGCGCCGTTAGACAATTAGAAAAAAATGTTCCACCCGACATAGATGAAGATGATGTATTTGAATTTATTCGTAGGAATAAAAAAACTTTGGCAAGAAATCTGCTTAGGTATGAATTAGAAAAGATAGATGAATGTTTATAA
- a CDS encoding HamA C-terminal domain-containing protein — MDIDDSGQPLYMLDDLTKAIINTIPEYVFADYENPEIPQTDVVEKLREAAHCIYKIKDYDLMRRWRLNNDKTALEELKKSSTARRGEFGELLLHLLLRDFKNTIPLVSKVYFKDAAGIPAHGFDSVHISPDEKILWLGESKFYSESKRGLQELLSDLNNHFKKDYLNEQFIIIKKNLDNNSIPQRDEWIKILSNSNRLKDKINIINIPMLCTYPHDIYKLYDDMNNIAAITYHETNIRELKDYFDIQNQHPLKSQLNITLMLFPIRNKKELVTELHARLWHMQNM, encoded by the coding sequence ATGGATATAGATGACTCGGGACAACCTCTATATATGTTAGATGATTTGACAAAAGCAATCATAAATACTATTCCTGAATATGTCTTTGCTGATTATGAAAACCCAGAAATTCCCCAAACGGATGTAGTTGAGAAATTGAGAGAAGCTGCCCATTGTATATATAAAATTAAAGATTATGATTTGATGCGTAGATGGCGTTTAAATAACGATAAAACCGCTTTGGAGGAGTTAAAAAAATCGAGCACTGCACGACGAGGTGAATTTGGAGAATTGCTTCTTCACCTATTATTGCGCGATTTTAAGAACACAATTCCACTTGTTTCAAAGGTCTATTTTAAAGATGCAGCCGGAATACCTGCCCATGGGTTTGATTCAGTACATATTTCCCCAGATGAGAAAATACTTTGGTTAGGGGAAAGCAAGTTTTATTCAGAAAGTAAAAGGGGCTTACAAGAATTATTATCGGATTTAAATAATCATTTTAAAAAAGATTATTTGAATGAACAATTCATTATCATAAAGAAAAATCTTGACAATAACTCTATTCCACAAAGAGATGAATGGATCAAAATACTTAGTAATTCTAACAGATTGAAAGATAAAATTAACATTATTAATATCCCTATGCTTTGTACCTATCCCCATGATATATATAAATTATATGACGATATGAATAACATTGCTGCGATAACTTATCATGAAACAAACATTAGAGAGTTGAAGGATTACTTTGACATACAAAATCAACATCCCTTAAAAAGTCAATTGAATATTACACTTATGTTATTTCCGATTCGTAATAAAAAAGAGCTTGTAACTGAATTACATGCTCGTCTTTGGCATATGCAAAATATGTGA
- a CDS encoding virulence RhuM family protein — protein MAMKKKNEITIRSSAAEYLTFIAATGDDPQSFEMRYEDENIWLTQKMLATLYDVDVRTINEHMQKIYSDNELEQESTIRNFRIVQNEGSRQVARDIKHYNLQMIIAVGFKVNNERAVQFRKWANQIVKDYTIKGFAMDDERLKNGGSILTEQYFEEQLQRIREIRLSERKFYQKITDIYATAIDYDVNASATKRFFATVQNKLHWAIHGQTASEVIYTRADAGKEHMGLTTWKDAPHGKIQKFDVTVAKNYLSEFEMGQLQRLVSAYLDIAEDMAIRHIPMSMHDWETRLNRFIEAADRDVLQDAGKVTMEIAKAHAESEFEKYRIIQDRLFQSDFDKLIDDIKNEE, from the coding sequence ATGGCTATGAAAAAAAAGAATGAAATAACAATCCGTTCCAGTGCGGCGGAATACTTGACTTTTATTGCTGCAACGGGTGATGATCCTCAAAGTTTTGAAATGCGTTATGAAGACGAAAATATCTGGCTAACGCAAAAGATGCTGGCAACACTTTATGATGTTGATGTACGAACAATAAACGAACATATGCAAAAAATATATTCCGATAATGAACTTGAACAAGAATCAACTATCCGGAATTTCCGGATAGTTCAAAATGAAGGTTCACGTCAAGTTGCACGCGATATTAAACATTATAATCTGCAAATGATTATTGCTGTGGGTTTTAAAGTGAATAATGAACGTGCTGTCCAATTCCGAAAATGGGCAAATCAGATTGTAAAGGATTACACTATTAAAGGCTTTGCTATGGATGATGAACGCCTGAAAAATGGTGGGTCAATTCTGACGGAGCAATATTTCGAAGAGCAACTCCAACGTATTCGTGAAATCCGTCTTAGTGAGCGGAAGTTTTATCAAAAAATTACAGATATTTATGCGACTGCTATCGATTACGATGTAAATGCAAGTGCCACAAAGCGATTTTTTGCAACTGTCCAAAATAAGCTTCATTGGGCGATTCATGGACAGACTGCTTCAGAAGTTATATATACTCGTGCCGACGCAGGAAAGGAACATATGGGGCTGACAACCTGGAAAGATGCACCTCATGGAAAAATTCAGAAATTCGACGTAACGGTAGCTAAAAACTACCTGAGCGAATTCGAGATGGGACAATTACAGAGACTGGTTTCGGCTTATTTAGACATTGCAGAGGATATGGCGATTCGGCATATACCCATGTCCATGCATGATTGGGAAACACGGTTGAACCGTTTTATAGAGGCAGCTGATCGTGATGTTTTACAAGATGCAGGAAAGGTGACGATGGAAATTGCCAAAGCCCACGCGGAAAGCGAGTTTGAAAAATATCGCATTATCCAGGATAGACTGTTTCAATCTGACTTTGATAAACTAATTGATGATATAAAGAATGAAGAGTAA
- a CDS encoding N-6 DNA methylase yields the protein MAKTKDKVEKTQKAKKQTKAIGSIQSLSSYVKTICDVMRRSNCASALQYVPELTWILFLRILDAQEQREREEAEALGNSYNPALVSPFRWQDWAAPYSDKPDHPKTSDGKPQGWKRQELFAKGDKKLFDFINNELLPHLHSLDIDKTTEQPNPNASRKQRIIGRIMTAVERVRVDSETNLRDILDKVHQLHADHVDDTQFFTLSQVYEDLLLKMGEKNSDGGQFFTPREVIRAMVLTINPVHGKTIFDPCCGTGGFLAIGYEYLHHKLGKDISSTDIDGLKHDTFFGKEKENLVFPIALANLVLHGIDQPNIWHGNTLTNRATYGALFENAPNTFDYIFTNPPFGGKEGKDAQKRYAFETSSTQVLFVQDIISHLSHDGTCAIVLDEGLLFRTNESAFVETKRKLVDECSVWAIISMPGGVFSTAGAGVKTNLVFFTKGKKTEKIWYYDLTHVKVGKKTPMTLAHFGYDKDGNIIDDSKLPATLTEEWLEDENVKDEQFPTYAKMIATKGESRYSWSIDFAARRVEAWEKMQPYKEKVTELREENIPLKEQLKVFKKDKKDKAEIEALEEKIVSIEKEIKEQEAIISDIDAKVFDLKAVNPNAVVKVDTRTTLEVIENIETQSKIVEEAMSRLKLLLNQTVNTKDLIDN from the coding sequence ATGGCTAAGACAAAAGATAAAGTAGAGAAAACTCAAAAAGCAAAAAAACAAACGAAGGCTATCGGCTCAATACAGTCTTTATCATCGTATGTAAAAACAATATGTGATGTAATGCGCAGATCAAACTGTGCCAGTGCATTGCAGTATGTACCCGAACTCACTTGGATTTTGTTTTTACGCATTCTCGATGCACAAGAACAAAGAGAAAGAGAAGAAGCCGAAGCATTAGGTAACAGTTATAACCCTGCCTTGGTAAGTCCTTTTCGTTGGCAGGATTGGGCAGCACCTTACAGCGATAAACCAGACCACCCCAAAACATCTGACGGCAAACCGCAAGGTTGGAAACGGCAAGAACTTTTTGCCAAAGGCGACAAGAAACTGTTTGACTTCATCAATAATGAATTGTTGCCTCATTTGCACAGCTTGGATATTGATAAAACAACAGAACAACCCAATCCAAATGCAAGTCGCAAGCAACGCATCATAGGTCGCATAATGACAGCAGTTGAAAGAGTACGTGTGGATAGCGAAACCAATCTCCGTGATATTTTGGACAAAGTTCATCAACTCCACGCCGATCATGTTGATGACACTCAGTTTTTCACACTTTCGCAAGTTTATGAAGATTTGCTTCTGAAAATGGGTGAAAAAAACAGCGATGGCGGTCAGTTTTTTACTCCTCGTGAAGTAATCAGGGCAATGGTACTCACTATAAATCCTGTGCATGGAAAAACCATCTTTGACCCTTGTTGCGGAACAGGTGGCTTTTTAGCGATTGGGTACGAATACCTTCATCATAAATTAGGTAAAGACATTTCCAGTACCGATATAGATGGGCTAAAACATGATACTTTCTTCGGAAAAGAAAAAGAAAACTTAGTCTTTCCAATCGCTTTAGCAAATCTTGTCCTTCATGGCATTGACCAGCCGAATATCTGGCACGGTAATACATTAACTAACCGCGCCACATACGGCGCATTATTTGAAAATGCACCAAATACTTTTGATTATATTTTTACCAATCCACCCTTTGGCGGTAAAGAAGGGAAAGACGCACAGAAAAGATATGCTTTTGAAACAAGTTCAACCCAAGTGCTTTTTGTGCAGGACATCATTTCTCATTTATCACACGATGGAACTTGTGCTATTGTATTGGATGAAGGTTTGTTATTCCGCACCAATGAAAGTGCATTTGTGGAAACCAAGAGAAAGCTGGTTGATGAATGTAGTGTGTGGGCAATTATAAGTATGCCGGGCGGTGTATTTTCAACAGCAGGTGCAGGCGTAAAAACCAACTTGGTATTTTTCACCAAAGGCAAAAAGACAGAAAAGATTTGGTATTATGACCTTACACATGTTAAGGTGGGTAAGAAAACACCCATGACACTTGCTCATTTCGGTTATGACAAAGATGGAAACATCATTGATGATAGCAAACTCCCTGCAACACTTACAGAAGAATGGTTAGAAGATGAAAATGTAAAAGATGAGCAGTTCCCAACCTACGCAAAAATGATAGCGACCAAAGGCGAAAGCCGCTACTCATGGTCAATTGACTTTGCAGCGCGCAGAGTAGAAGCATGGGAAAAGATGCAGCCATACAAAGAGAAAGTTACTGAACTCCGAGAGGAAAATATTCCGTTAAAGGAGCAACTGAAAGTTTTTAAGAAAGATAAAAAAGACAAAGCAGAAATTGAAGCACTTGAAGAAAAAATAGTCAGCATTGAAAAAGAAATCAAAGAACAGGAAGCCATCATTTCTGACATAGACGCTAAAGTTTTCGACCTTAAAGCTGTCAATCCAAATGCAGTTGTAAAGGTTGACACACGGACAACATTAGAAGTAATCGAAAACATTGAAACGCAAAGTAAGATTGTAGAGGAAGCAATGAGTAGATTAAAATTACTGCTTAATCAAACAGTTAATACTAAAGATTTAATTGATAATTGA
- a CDS encoding restriction endonuclease subunit S gives MKRLGEICRFEYGKNLTEKDRVAGNINVYGSNGIVGTHTTAFTSGKTIIIGRKGSIGKVLISEQPCWAIDTTYYIDETCTECDLDWLSFILRSLNLEKLNKASGVPGLNRDDAYEKNIAVPNLKSHQQLIALNLKSQFNEIEKARESTEFINQDLKRLKHLVLNDFLSEFHEAEKFKLGEKAITTSGSTPSRGRKDYWQPAEIPWIKTGEIAFAPITKSEEYVSVKALKECSLKLLPENTVLIAMYGQGKTRGQSAILKVPATINQACFAIQPNETWDPEFLQLWLMYSYQDMRNMSENRGGNQANLNGGLLNSFEVPAPSLQVQQEAVSKINSALTELDVMKASWRETAEEINGLPNRLLAQAFKEIENG, from the coding sequence GTGAAGCGTCTGGGAGAAATCTGTAGGTTTGAATATGGAAAAAACCTTACTGAAAAGGATAGAGTTGCAGGCAATATTAATGTTTATGGGTCTAATGGCATTGTGGGAACCCATACTACAGCTTTTACTTCTGGAAAAACTATCATTATTGGAAGAAAAGGGTCCATTGGGAAGGTTTTGATTTCAGAACAACCATGTTGGGCGATTGATACAACATATTATATTGACGAAACATGCACTGAATGTGATTTAGATTGGCTTTCATTTATTTTAAGAAGTTTAAACTTAGAGAAGCTAAATAAAGCAAGTGGTGTACCTGGACTTAATCGGGATGATGCTTATGAAAAGAATATAGCCGTTCCCAACTTAAAGAGCCATCAGCAACTAATTGCTTTAAATTTAAAATCGCAGTTTAATGAAATTGAAAAAGCAAGAGAATCGACAGAATTTATTAATCAGGATTTGAAGCGATTAAAACATTTAGTATTAAACGATTTTCTTTCTGAATTCCACGAAGCAGAAAAATTTAAACTTGGTGAAAAAGCTATAACAACTAGTGGTAGCACACCATCAAGAGGACGGAAAGATTATTGGCAACCCGCAGAAATTCCTTGGATTAAGACAGGTGAGATTGCATTTGCGCCAATTACAAAGTCAGAAGAATATGTTTCTGTCAAAGCATTAAAAGAGTGTTCTCTAAAATTACTCCCGGAAAATACAGTTTTAATTGCCATGTATGGTCAGGGCAAAACAAGAGGACAATCCGCAATCCTAAAAGTACCTGCGACTATTAATCAGGCATGTTTTGCCATTCAGCCAAATGAAACATGGGACCCTGAATTTTTGCAATTGTGGTTAATGTATTCTTATCAGGACATGAGAAATATGTCTGAAAACCGAGGCGGTAATCAAGCGAATTTGAATGGGGGCTTACTCAATTCTTTTGAAGTACCAGCACCTTCATTACAAGTTCAGCAAGAAGCAGTTTCAAAAATAAATTCTGCCTTAACTGAACTGGATGTCATGAAAGCAAGCTGGCGAGAAACAGCAGAGGAAATTAACGGATTACCAAATCGCTTGCTTGCACAAGCATTTAAGGAGATTGAAAATGGCTAA
- a CDS encoding Kiwa anti-phage protein KwaB-like domain-containing protein yields MLNPTNFEYAFDYRDHITDLRDQNIKTIISMPFFDYVDSNKEIFEESCKQFIYSRGLAQIKPETLNAIQENFEKRCEELLIIKSSIPAEPEQKSKYIERYNTLWKLFDYIDLDRKKIIYHEGDSPTTLIHLFADKIVKSFLTEDFRIVSSYE; encoded by the coding sequence ATATTAAATCCAACCAATTTTGAGTATGCATTTGATTATAGGGATCATATTACAGATTTAAGAGATCAAAATATTAAAACGATTATATCAATGCCTTTTTTTGATTATGTAGATTCAAATAAAGAGATTTTTGAAGAATCGTGTAAGCAATTTATATATTCTAGAGGTCTCGCCCAAATTAAACCTGAAACGTTAAATGCAATTCAGGAAAATTTTGAAAAAAGATGTGAAGAATTACTAATTATTAAATCAAGCATTCCCGCTGAACCAGAACAAAAATCAAAATATATTGAAAGATATAATACGCTTTGGAAACTATTTGACTATATAGATTTAGATAGGAAAAAGATAATCTACCATGAAGGCGATTCTCCAACAACTTTAATACACTTATTTGCAGATAAAATTGTTAAATCTTTTCTTACTGAAGACTTTAGAATAGTATCTTCCTACGAATAA